One genomic window of Desulfuromonas sp. AOP6 includes the following:
- a CDS encoding PEP/pyruvate-binding domain-containing protein — MKTQRVTTGFKGLDEILDDLRIGDNVVWKVDDIEDYRQFVTPYVDAAMEKGRRIVYMRFGQHPPLVAPGDNVVIHELDARRGFEPFASRIHGIITEEGIGTFYVFDCLSDLLSAWATDHMIGNFFQVTCPYLFELDTVAYFALIRDRHSLQTIARIRETTQVLLDVYNFDGCIHIHPLKVWERHSPTMFLPHRLDEAHFIPLANSYEATNLLARLADPDGSSATRQLDHWHRLFLQAEECARQPDAHQEQAKMVDHLCHHLIGRDDRMLSLARRTFSLQDLLHIKKRLIGTGFIGGKTVGMLLARDILRRDTEFDWSDYLESHDSFFVGSNVYYSYIVHNGWWKLYMEQKTEAGYFSAAEELRQKMLHGKLPEYVRESLRKMLEYYGQYPIIVRSSSLLEDGFGNAFAGKYDSFFCVNQGTPEQRYEKLEEAIRQIFASAMSEDALSYRKQRGLDHLDEQMALLIQRVSGSYHQHFYYPELAGVGVSYNTFVWDKGMDPQAGMLRLVLGLGTRAVDRVEGDYPRIVALDSPLKRPHAGFEDTRKFAQRDVDLLNVNDNSLQTVNLAALLRENPDLPIQRYGVRDEETMKRLAERGRKGEEYWLLTFDRLLADGDFTPMMQRLLKTLEKAYDYPVDAEFTVNFTPEGTPKINVVQCRPLQTKGQELKVEIPESVPAERIFIQSEGNFMGGNLSQKITRVISVDAEEYSRLALTDKYDIARLIGRLNKRISDRYESPTLLLGPGRWGTSTPALGVPVKFSEINNFAVLGEVAFSSGGLMPELSFGSHFFQDLVETDIFYLAIFPENKTCTFDRAWLDAQPNSLEALMPASSKYRRVVRVCQLPGDGLHLLADVVSQKLLCYR, encoded by the coding sequence ATGAAAACACAACGGGTGACCACCGGATTTAAGGGGCTGGATGAAATCCTTGATGATCTGCGCATCGGCGACAACGTGGTGTGGAAGGTCGACGATATCGAAGACTACCGCCAGTTCGTCACCCCCTATGTGGATGCGGCCATGGAAAAGGGACGGCGCATTGTCTATATGCGCTTCGGTCAGCACCCTCCCCTGGTGGCCCCCGGGGACAACGTCGTGATTCACGAACTCGATGCCCGCCGGGGTTTTGAACCCTTTGCCAGCCGCATTCATGGCATCATCACCGAGGAAGGTATCGGGACGTTCTATGTCTTCGACTGCCTCTCGGATCTGCTGTCGGCCTGGGCCACGGACCACATGATCGGCAACTTCTTCCAGGTGACCTGCCCCTACCTCTTCGAACTCGACACCGTCGCCTACTTCGCCCTCATCCGCGACCGCCATTCCCTGCAGACCATCGCCCGCATCCGTGAGACGACCCAGGTATTGCTCGACGTCTACAACTTCGACGGCTGCATTCACATTCATCCTCTCAAAGTCTGGGAGCGACACTCCCCCACCATGTTTCTGCCACACCGGCTGGACGAAGCGCATTTCATCCCCCTGGCCAACAGCTATGAGGCCACCAATCTGCTGGCACGCCTGGCCGACCCCGACGGCAGCAGCGCCACCCGCCAGCTGGATCATTGGCATCGCCTCTTTCTCCAGGCCGAGGAGTGTGCCCGTCAGCCGGACGCTCACCAGGAACAGGCGAAAATGGTCGACCATCTCTGCCACCACCTCATCGGCCGCGACGACCGCATGCTGTCCCTGGCCCGGCGCACTTTTTCCCTGCAGGACCTGCTCCACATCAAAAAGCGCCTGATCGGCACCGGTTTCATCGGCGGCAAAACCGTCGGCATGCTGCTGGCCCGCGACATTCTCCGGCGGGACACGGAGTTCGACTGGTCCGACTATCTCGAATCCCACGATTCCTTTTTCGTCGGCTCCAACGTCTACTACTCCTACATCGTCCACAACGGCTGGTGGAAGCTCTACATGGAGCAGAAGACGGAGGCAGGCTACTTCAGCGCCGCCGAGGAACTGCGCCAGAAGATGCTGCACGGCAAACTGCCCGAGTATGTGCGCGAAAGCCTGCGTAAAATGCTGGAATACTACGGCCAGTATCCCATTATCGTTCGCTCCAGCTCCCTGCTCGAAGACGGCTTCGGCAACGCCTTCGCCGGCAAGTACGACAGTTTTTTCTGCGTCAATCAGGGCACCCCGGAACAGCGCTACGAAAAACTCGAGGAAGCCATCCGCCAGATTTTCGCCAGCGCCATGAGCGAGGATGCCCTGAGTTACCGCAAACAGCGGGGCCTCGACCATCTCGACGAGCAGATGGCCCTGCTGATCCAGCGCGTCTCCGGTTCTTACCACCAGCACTTCTATTACCCCGAACTGGCCGGGGTCGGCGTCTCCTACAACACCTTCGTGTGGGATAAGGGGATGGACCCGCAGGCCGGCATGCTGCGTCTCGTGCTCGGTCTGGGTACCCGGGCCGTGGATCGGGTGGAGGGCGACTATCCCCGCATCGTCGCCCTTGACTCCCCCCTCAAGCGTCCCCACGCCGGCTTCGAGGATACCCGCAAATTCGCCCAACGGGATGTCGACCTGCTCAACGTCAACGACAACAGTCTGCAAACGGTCAATCTGGCTGCCCTACTGCGGGAGAACCCCGATCTGCCCATCCAGCGCTACGGCGTGCGCGACGAGGAGACGATGAAAAGGCTGGCCGAACGGGGGCGCAAAGGAGAGGAATACTGGCTGCTGACCTTCGACCGGCTCCTCGCGGACGGCGACTTCACTCCCATGATGCAGCGCCTGCTGAAAACCCTGGAGAAAGCCTACGACTACCCCGTTGACGCCGAATTCACCGTGAATTTCACCCCCGAAGGGACACCGAAAATCAATGTGGTGCAGTGCCGCCCGCTGCAGACCAAGGGACAGGAACTTAAGGTGGAGATCCCCGAGAGCGTTCCGGCCGAGCGGATTTTCATCCAGAGTGAGGGGAACTTCATGGGGGGCAATCTCTCCCAGAAGATCACCCGCGTCATTTCCGTCGATGCGGAGGAATATTCCCGTCTCGCCCTGACGGATAAATACGACATCGCCCGCCTGATCGGCCGCCTCAACAAACGGATCAGCGACCGTTACGAGAGCCCCACCCTGCTGCTGGGTCCGGGTCGCTGGGGCACCTCCACGCCGGCCCTGGGGGTGCCGGTGAAATTTTCCGAAATCAATAACTTTGCGGTGTTGGGCGAAGTCGCTTTCAGTAGCGGCGGCCTCATGCCCGAACTGTCCTTTGGTTCCCACTTCTTCCAGGATCTGGTGGAAACGGATATCTTTTACCTGGCCATTTTCCCCGAGAACAAAACCTGCACCTTCGACCGGGCCTGGCTTGACGCCCAGCCCAACAGCCTGGAAGCCCTCATGCCGGCCAGCAGCAAATACCGCCGGGTCGTCCGCGTCTGCCAGCTTCCCGGCGACGGCCTGCACCTGCTGGCCGACGTGGTTTCGCAGAAACTCCTCTGCTACCGCTGA
- a CDS encoding murein transglycosylase A, with amino-acid sequence MKVPLPVPPLTPVGWSEVDGWEQDALSPALEVFMKSCRSLRWRDGWQEVCREAADLNPYDQPAARLFFETRFQAYQIRNADGTDTGMITGYYAPDLRGSRQQTARFRYPLYAVPDDLLVVDLSSVYPELGNYRLRGRVEGRRVVPYWTREEIDGGAQPLAGQEIFWVEDPVELFFLHIQGSGRIVLEGEEPVMVNYGDQNGHPYRSIGKLLLERGAMTRDQMSMQNIAAWARQNPDQVNSLLGENPSYIFFRELADVQSPPGAMGIPLTAGLSLAVDPRTIPLGAPVFLQTTWPSSDLPLQRLMVAQDTGGAIKGAVRADFFWGMGDDAGAYAGRMKQQGRLWVLLPKEMTPPGL; translated from the coding sequence GTGAAGGTCCCGCTTCCTGTCCCCCCTCTGACCCCCGTCGGCTGGAGCGAGGTCGACGGCTGGGAACAGGATGCCTTGTCGCCCGCCCTGGAAGTGTTTATGAAAAGTTGCCGGAGCCTGCGCTGGCGGGATGGCTGGCAGGAGGTCTGCCGCGAGGCGGCAGACCTTAACCCCTATGACCAGCCGGCCGCTCGCCTCTTTTTTGAGACGCGCTTTCAGGCTTACCAGATACGCAATGCCGACGGCACTGACACGGGGATGATCACGGGCTACTACGCGCCCGATCTGCGGGGCAGCCGCCAGCAGACCGCCCGTTTCCGCTATCCCCTCTATGCCGTGCCCGATGACCTGCTGGTCGTCGATCTGAGTTCCGTCTACCCCGAACTGGGCAATTACCGCCTGCGGGGCCGGGTGGAAGGGCGCCGGGTGGTCCCCTACTGGACGCGGGAGGAGATCGATGGCGGCGCCCAGCCCCTGGCCGGTCAGGAAATCTTCTGGGTGGAAGATCCTGTCGAGCTCTTTTTTCTGCACATCCAGGGTTCCGGCCGTATCGTGCTCGAAGGCGAGGAGCCGGTCATGGTGAATTACGGCGACCAGAACGGCCATCCCTACCGTTCCATCGGCAAGCTCCTGCTCGAGCGGGGAGCGATGACCCGTGACCAGATGTCCATGCAGAACATCGCCGCCTGGGCCCGCCAGAATCCCGATCAGGTCAACAGCCTGCTCGGCGAAAATCCCAGCTACATCTTTTTTCGTGAGCTGGCCGATGTGCAGAGCCCGCCGGGGGCCATGGGGATACCCCTGACGGCGGGGCTCAGCCTGGCCGTCGATCCGCGCACCATTCCGCTCGGTGCGCCGGTCTTTCTGCAGACCACCTGGCCCAGCAGCGATTTGCCCCTGCAGCGCCTCATGGTGGCCCAGGATACGGGCGGGGCCATCAAGGGAGCGGTGCGGGCTGATTTTTTCTGGGGGATGGGGGATGACGCCGGCGCCTACGCCGGACGCATGAAGCAGCAGGGCCGCCTCTGGGTGCTCTTGCCGAAAGAGATGACGCCCCCCGGTCTATGA
- a CDS encoding shikimate kinase, which produces MQGPRSNIVLIGMPGAGKSTVGVVVAKLLAMDFVDTDVLIQAREKRTLQAIIRTEGLSVLKQVEEETLLDLAVEQTVIATGGSAVYSDAAMAALKRRGIAVFLDVPLPELVERLNDLDARGVVMEPGESLTDLYRKRLPLYQRHADLRLDCGGKSAGQVALETVAAVRPLLAPSVS; this is translated from the coding sequence ATGCAAGGGCCGCGAAGCAATATCGTGCTCATCGGCATGCCCGGAGCGGGCAAGAGCACCGTCGGCGTGGTGGTGGCCAAGCTGCTGGCCATGGACTTTGTCGATACGGACGTGCTGATTCAGGCGCGTGAAAAGAGGACGCTGCAGGCCATCATCCGAACGGAAGGCTTGAGCGTTCTGAAACAGGTGGAAGAAGAGACCCTGCTCGATCTGGCGGTCGAACAGACCGTCATCGCCACCGGCGGCTCGGCGGTCTACAGCGACGCGGCCATGGCGGCCCTGAAGCGCCGGGGAATCGCCGTGTTCCTCGATGTCCCCCTCCCCGAACTGGTCGAGCGCCTCAACGACCTGGACGCCCGCGGCGTCGTCATGGAGCCGGGAGAATCCCTGACCGACCTTTACCGCAAAAGACTCCCCCTCTACCAGCGCCATGCCGACCTGCGCCTCGACTGCGGCGGCAAGAGCGCCGGCCAGGTCGCCCTGGAGACGGTGGCGGCGGTCCGGCCGCTGCTGGCGCCATCAGTCTCATAG
- a CDS encoding NAD(P)H-quinone oxidoreductase: MKAVQLDGFGGVEVLRVGEAERPVPGENQVLIKVMATSINRPDLVQREGKYPPPPGDSEILGLEVAGVVAEVGPKVSQWKAGDRVMSLVGGGGYAEYAVAYADHLMPIPESMSFAEAACVCESYITAFLNVFMIGDLQDGQTAILHGGGGGVNTAALQLAKALTPNAKLIVTAHPSKMERVKDLGADLVIDYTQTPDFTEVVKEFTNKKGVDVILDHVGAKYLAPNMNSLGYKGRLVIIGVISGIKAELNLALMMVKRQQIIGSVLRSRPVSEKGEIVAEFTRRALPKFADRSIVPIIEKTFSIDDVVEAHRMMDEDRHFGKIVLQIAAD; this comes from the coding sequence ATGAAAGCAGTTCAGCTCGACGGTTTCGGTGGTGTGGAAGTTTTGCGCGTGGGCGAGGCGGAGCGGCCGGTGCCCGGTGAAAACCAGGTTCTGATCAAGGTGATGGCCACCTCCATCAACCGTCCCGATCTGGTGCAGCGTGAAGGCAAGTATCCGCCCCCTCCCGGTGATTCGGAGATTCTCGGTCTGGAAGTGGCCGGCGTGGTGGCTGAAGTGGGGCCCAAGGTCAGCCAGTGGAAAGCGGGCGACCGGGTCATGAGCCTGGTGGGCGGCGGTGGCTACGCCGAATACGCCGTAGCCTACGCCGACCACCTGATGCCCATCCCCGAGAGCATGAGTTTTGCCGAGGCGGCCTGCGTGTGCGAGTCGTACATCACCGCCTTTCTCAACGTCTTCATGATCGGCGATCTACAGGACGGCCAAACCGCTATCCTGCACGGCGGCGGCGGTGGCGTCAACACGGCGGCGCTGCAGCTGGCCAAGGCGCTGACCCCCAACGCCAAGCTCATCGTCACCGCCCACCCCAGCAAGATGGAGCGGGTGAAAGACCTTGGTGCCGACCTGGTCATCGACTACACTCAGACCCCCGACTTCACCGAAGTGGTCAAAGAGTTCACCAACAAGAAGGGGGTCGATGTCATCCTCGATCACGTGGGCGCGAAGTACCTCGCCCCCAACATGAACTCCCTCGGCTACAAGGGCCGCCTGGTCATTATCGGCGTCATCAGCGGCATCAAGGCGGAACTCAATCTCGCCCTCATGATGGTCAAGCGTCAGCAGATCATCGGCAGCGTGCTGCGTTCGCGCCCCGTTTCGGAAAAAGGCGAAATCGTGGCCGAATTCACCCGCCGGGCGCTGCCCAAATTCGCCGACCGCAGCATCGTTCCCATCATCGAAAAGACCTTCTCCATCGATGACGTGGTGGAAGCCCACCGCATGATGGATGAAGACCGCCACTTCGGCAAAATCGTGCTGCAGATCGCCGCTGATTAA
- a CDS encoding rhomboid family intramembrane serine protease codes for MQNEETIKIQCPECGHSKRLPAKAVPAKGAVATCPKCAGRFQVPPPGAGKEVPAVASRVASAATQGSARPDPVDPPPVTAKVKFQTFVTYDNRFKGKGEVRIADGFIQIQARRRWMGLFSGRKTERYPLAAVRNLFCKGKTVQFVIPQGKRVWQAYLVCADQKTAQALAARLPKTVDGKFTTTQQANNELKERMSQLPAATPVTWALLALNIMAYLAMAWTTKQWLQFDAAYLTSVGGNYSPLTTDGQWWRMLTATFLHAGLLHLVFNMLALYHIGRLVERLHGPWAYLSIYLLAGIAGSCGTLLFSPLNVGIGASGAVFGVMGAMVIFFQIDRDFLTSGARNKIATTFAIYGFYALMNGIGKAGIDNAAHVGGALTGIALAWFIGKPLRLKKEDGGWLSRRALAGVGLVLLGVGVALAAAPKRGSDYRVAASIVELQQELSAKEKILADEVVKMSEMAEDVDSAKVTEVVTLWQNTYQGLPERLAQLQPENESLQKRQEVLLAYIRLKQEGGELMAEAFAKEDNTLAKQSVEKLKEANELASGLAKPIQWNER; via the coding sequence ATGCAAAACGAAGAAACAATCAAGATACAGTGCCCCGAATGTGGTCACAGCAAACGGCTCCCCGCCAAAGCCGTACCGGCCAAAGGGGCCGTGGCCACCTGCCCCAAATGTGCGGGCAGATTTCAGGTGCCGCCTCCCGGCGCCGGGAAGGAAGTGCCTGCTGTCGCCAGTCGTGTCGCTAGTGCCGCCACGCAGGGGAGCGCTCGCCCTGACCCGGTTGACCCGCCGCCCGTGACCGCCAAGGTCAAGTTCCAAACCTTTGTCACCTACGATAATCGCTTCAAGGGCAAAGGAGAGGTGCGCATCGCGGACGGCTTCATTCAGATACAGGCGCGGCGAAGATGGATGGGGTTATTCTCAGGCAGAAAAACCGAACGCTACCCCCTTGCCGCCGTGCGTAATCTTTTCTGCAAAGGCAAGACCGTCCAGTTTGTCATCCCCCAAGGTAAGAGGGTGTGGCAGGCTTATCTGGTCTGCGCTGATCAAAAGACGGCTCAGGCCCTTGCCGCCCGATTGCCCAAGACCGTAGACGGCAAATTCACCACCACACAACAGGCCAACAACGAATTGAAAGAGAGGATGTCGCAACTGCCGGCTGCAACGCCCGTTACCTGGGCCCTGCTGGCCCTCAATATTATGGCTTATCTGGCCATGGCCTGGACCACCAAGCAATGGCTGCAATTTGATGCCGCTTACCTGACGTCTGTCGGCGGCAACTACTCACCCCTTACCACCGATGGCCAGTGGTGGCGGATGCTGACCGCCACCTTCTTGCATGCCGGCCTGCTTCACCTGGTCTTCAACATGCTTGCCCTCTACCACATTGGCCGCCTTGTCGAACGTCTGCACGGCCCCTGGGCTTATCTCTCTATTTACCTGCTGGCCGGCATAGCCGGATCGTGCGGCACCCTGCTTTTTTCTCCCCTGAATGTCGGTATCGGTGCCTCGGGCGCGGTCTTTGGCGTCATGGGGGCCATGGTGATCTTCTTTCAGATCGACCGCGACTTTCTCACATCCGGCGCCCGCAATAAAATTGCCACCACCTTTGCCATCTACGGCTTTTATGCCCTGATGAACGGCATCGGCAAAGCCGGAATCGACAACGCCGCCCATGTCGGCGGCGCCCTGACCGGCATAGCCCTGGCCTGGTTTATCGGCAAACCCTTGCGACTCAAGAAAGAAGACGGCGGCTGGTTGAGCCGACGAGCCCTGGCCGGTGTGGGGCTCGTCCTTCTCGGAGTTGGCGTCGCCTTAGCCGCGGCGCCGAAACGGGGCAGCGACTATAGGGTGGCCGCAAGCATCGTCGAACTGCAGCAAGAGCTGAGTGCCAAAGAAAAGATATTGGCGGACGAGGTTGTGAAAATGTCCGAAATGGCGGAGGACGTGGACTCTGCCAAAGTCACCGAAGTGGTAACGCTATGGCAAAACACCTACCAGGGACTGCCGGAACGGTTGGCCCAGCTTCAGCCTGAAAATGAAAGCCTCCAAAAGCGGCAAGAAGTGTTGCTTGCCTACATTCGTCTCAAGCAGGAAGGGGGCGAGCTGATGGCCGAAGCTTTTGCCAAAGAGGATAATACCCTTGCGAAGCAGTCGGTCGAGAAGCTGAAGGAAGCGAATGAATTGGCTTCTGGTTTGGCAAAGCCGATTCAGTGGAATGAGCGTTAA